In the Bacillus sp. HSf4 genome, CAGCAGGCCGAGAAGCAAGCTTCCCGAGCAATTTTCGATAAAAGTCGCCCAAGGAAAAAAACCGGCTCCTGCATTCAAGTTTACTATATAACGAAGAAGTGAACCGAGTGCCCCTCCGATAAAAACAGCGAGATATTTCATGCTTTTCCTTCTTTCTTAAAATAATCGGGATAATCGGTGATGATTCCGTCAATCTTCCAGCTCTCTAACCGGCGGCCGGTTTTTTGTCCGTTCACCGTCCAGGCTAAAGCCTTTAAATCATGGCTGTGAATCGCGTTGATCAAAAACGGGCTGAGCCTCGTATGTTTTACGCTGACATAATCGGCAAAAGATGCGATGTGCCGAAGCTGACCGCGCGGCACCATGCCGAATCTCGGTCTGATCAAAACAGCGGCCGGGATGGCAGGATACAGCTTGTGCATCGTTTTAATGGCACCGGCATCAAATGATTGCACGATCGTCTTCATGGAAAATCCGAAACTGCTGATCAGCTTGCCGATGACATTTTCAATTCCCGGTTGTGTTTTAGAAGACTTGATTTCGATCAGAAGCCCCGTTTTTTGGTGATACTTTTCGAGAACCTCGTCAAGGATGGGAATGTTTTCGCCTTTAAAAGCGGGGCTGAACCAGCTTCCCGCGTCAAGCTTTTCGAGCTCGCTCATCGTAAACTGCCGAACGAAGCCCGCGCCGTTTGTCGTTCTGTCGACCCTGTCATCATGAATGACAGCAAGCCTGCCGTCTTTTGTCAACTGTACATCAAGCTCTATGAAGTCAGCCCCCAGCTCGCATGCTTTTTCAAAAGCGGCAAACGTATTTTCCGGTGCATAACCTGAGGCTCCGCGATGGGCGATGATATGCAAACATGTCAGCTCCTCTTCATAAAGTTCTTTCCATATCAAGGATACCCGAACAGGTGATGCAAGTAAAATTAAAATGGCGCTGGCAGTGAGCCCGCTTTGCTTAAAACGACAAGCCTCGGCAAAATTAGTGCGAAAGTTTCATTCGTTTCATTTTCAGATAATTTATAATGAAAAAAAGGAGGCTTAGCTGATGGGTAAAGGGAGAATAAAAGTGGAAGAACGGATTAAGATCGAAACCGATGCTGAAATGTTTAAAGCGACTCTCCTTGATCAAACACAGTCTCAGAAGAAAAAATAGCCGTGTTGACCCGAATCATTTGTCTCTTGGAAACATCAAAATCGAACAGTCAAACTCCGGGTGATTTTTCCCGGAGTTTTTTTATGCGGGGTTTGGAGGAAGGCTGTCTGCAGGGATTGTTTTAAAAATACAAATGGGTTACACTTGGCATGATTCTCCCCTGTACAATAAAAAGAGAAATTTTTCGAAGCTTTTAGTATAATGAATGCTTGATGAATGTGAATAAGGAGAGACAGCAATGTTTACAAAGTATATGACGATGGATTTCGCTGCTGAAATCGGGATCAGCATCGGGATTTTGCTTTTATTTTTCTTGCTTAGAAAAATATTCACGAAATACTTGTTCAACTTGATATTGAAATTAACGCATAAACCGAAAACCGATTTTTTCAATCAGGTGGCGCTCGCGTTTGAGAAGCCTGCGAGATGGTTTTTTGCGATTCTCGGTATTTATTTAGCCATTATTTACTCGCCGTTTTTCGAAGAGCATATGGCGATTATTCATAGGCTGTACAGAGTGTCCGTTGTTGTGATTGTTGTCAGCGGCCTCTACAATTTAACGGCAGCATCATCTGTTTTGTTCAACAAAATCTCGAAGCGGCTCGAACTGGATATGGACGACATACTCGCTCCGTTCCTGTCGAAAATTCTCCGCTTTATTATCGTGGCGCTCGGTATCAGCGTGATCGCCGGGGAGTTCAATTATGATGTGAACGGGTTTGTCGCCGGACTCGGGCTCGGCGGATTTGCTTTTGCACTTGCGGCGAAAGATACGATCGGGAACTTTTTCGGAGGAATCGTCATCATTATGGAGAAGCCTTTCACAATTGGGGATTGGATTGAAACGACCATCGTCACCGGAACGGTCGAGGATATATCGTTTAGAAGCACGAAAATCCGCACCGCGGGAGAGTCGCTCGTCACCGTTCCCAATTCGGTTCTGGCCAATGAAGCGATCAGCAACTGGACGAAGATGAGAAAGCGCCAGGTCACATTCTCGCTTGATATTGATCCGTCAAACCCGCGGGAAAAAGTCGAAAGATGTGTGGAACGGTTTAAAGACATGCTGAGGAATCATGAAGGAGTCCATCCGGAAGTGATCATGGTCAATCTTGAGGTGCTGAAGGATACGCATATGAGCATTTTCTTCAACTACTATACAAAGACGACGGTTTGGGCCGAAAACTTGGACGTCAGACAGGATGTGAACTACCGGATCCTTGAGATCATGGAAGAAGAACAGGTGGATTTTGTATCACCCGGCCACAGTCTGTTTGAATTAAAGAAGATGAAGGATCAGCAAGATCAAGCGTGATCAGCGGTTCATGAAGGGGGAGCGGCACATGCGGAGAGAAGCCGAGACATTTTTGAAATTGATCGAAAGCGCCAGACGTATCACCGTGTTAACCGGGGCCGGAATGAGCACTGAGTCCGGAATCCCGGATTTCCGTTCAGCCGGGGGAATCTGGACGGAAGATATGTCCAGAATGGAAGCGATGAGCCTCGATTATTATGAGCGTTATCCAAAGCTTTTTTGGCCGAAATTTAAAGAGCTGTTTCAAATGAAAATGACCGGATCGTATCAGCCGAATGCCGGGCACCTGTATTTAGCCGATCTTGAGCGGCAGGGAAAAGAAGTCAAAGTGTTCACGCAAAATATTGACGGGCTCCATGTCAAGGCGGGCAGCCGCCATGTATACGAACTGCACGGTTCCATCCAAACGGCGGCATGTCCTAAATGCGGAACGCGCTACGGACTTGAATACATTTTGCAGGATGAGGTTCCGAGATGCAGCCGTGTGAATGAAAACGGCAGGGAATGCGGTTTGATTTTAAAGACGGATGTCGTATTGTTCGGCGATGCTGTTCAGCATTTCGATACTTTGTTTGCAAGCCTTGATCAATCCGATCTGCTTCTGGTGATCGGCACCTCGCTTGAAGTGGCGCCCGTCAGGTTTGTTCCTGAGGAGGCCCACGGCATACCGGGTCTGAAGAAAATCATGATCAATCTGGATGAAACGGATGATGATTATTTGTTTGACCTTGTCATCCATCGTAAAGTCGCAGAATTTGTCAAAGAAATAAACGGATAAAAAGGCGTTCCATAGGGGGAACGCCTTTTTAGCGCAATGCTTTTTCCATCAAAGCGGTTTTCACGAAAAAGCCATTCGGGTTGACCACATCCTCTTCTTTGATCACCGCAAAACTGATGTTTTTAGGCAGTGAGGTCCGCACCAAGCAGCAGCTTTTTGCTTTGCCTTAGGTTGCGGCATGACGTTCGAAATACGCCAGAATGAATGTTCCCTCGCTTTTGGTGTGACAGAGAGCCGTGAAAAGACGAGAGAATCTACATTTGGCTGAACCGAGCGGAACTAAAACGGCTTGTTCTGGACCGTTTTGCACAGCTGTCTTTAAGGATTCCGCCGTTTCCGTCAACGCGCTGGAGGGAAACGGCAAGACAGCGATATTCGATCAGTTTGTGAATGACGGGAGCGTCTTGTTCACTGGCTGTTTTCACTTTCCATGTCATCATCATGTTTCCCCTTTCGTTAAACATCTAAAATAAAAAACGGTGGCATCCAGTTTTCCGTCTGCCGATTCTGCGTATCCGGGAATTCGTCCGGCCTCGTGAAATCCGAGTGATGCGTAAAGCAGGTTTGAAGGGTCGCCTTCTCTCGTATCAAGAACAAGCAGGGATCGGCCGTCTTGCTTCACCCTTTCGATCGCTTTTTGCATGAGTGCACGGGCGACGCCTTGCCGTCTGAAGGAGGGCGCTGTCATGAGCTTGCAGATTTCGGCTCTGTGGCGTCCGTTTTGTTTAGTGCAAAGGGCAACCTGGACACTCCCGGCAATTTCGCCGTTTTGTTTGGCAATCAACAAAATGACGTCCGGTGAGAGGACGGTTTTCCAGTAGCTTAAAGCCTGCTCATGATCAAGCGGCGGCAGAAAGCCGATTGATGCGCCGTCATTCACCACTTGAACGAGAAGGTTTGCCAATTGGTCCATATACGGTGACATCGATGTTACTTCTTCGATTTGCATTTCACAACACCTCGCCCCTTACTATAGCCGAAAGCGTTTTTTCGGCAAACAATGTGTCAGATTTGATGACAAATAAAAAAATCCCCTGCTAAAGGGGATCGTCATGCTATTCATGGACAGGTGTCATTGATTCATCAAGCGTGTCAAATGAATAGCCCATCTCTTTTAAATTGTTGATCAACAGCGGCAATGACTGAACGGTTGAAGGGATATCATGCAGCAAAATCACAATCGGCTGTTTTGACTGCCGTTTTTCGATGATGCTGAGCTGGTTCATGACTTCCGGAACGAACTTTTGGCTTCTGTATTTCCAATCCAGGCTGTCGATATTCCAGTCCCAATAAGTAAACCCGTTTTTCTTCAGAACCTTCTTTTGAGCTTCGGTCAGGGACGGCTTGCTGCCGTAAGGCGTTCTGATCAAATGGGTTTCAACCCCGGTAATGGATTTCAGCGTTTTTTGCGCCTGTTTCATTTCCAGATTGGGAGAATTGGCGTCTTTATAAAACTTTTTCTGGTCATGTGTCACTCCATGAAGCCCGAGTGAATGGCCCTGCTGCTTCATTTGGATTACGGCTTGTCTATGAACCTTCATGTTTGGTTCAAGCATGAAAAATGTCGCTTTGACATCATGTTCCGATAAGACTTGAAGCAGTCTTTGGCTGACCGCAGAAGGCCCGTCATCAAAAGTCAAATAAACCGTTTTCTGATTCTTTTTTTCTTCCGCCGCTTTTTTCTTTTCTTTTTCTTCTTTGCGTTTTGCTGCCTCCTGTTTCGTGCTCAGGTGATCCATAAGCTGACCTTGTGTCGCTTTTTTCAGCGGAATGCTGTCTCCTTCATGCCGCATCTGGCTGTTTTCGGACATTGTCAGCTCCTTTTTGCCGGGAGCTTCAGTTGACTGTGATAAATCCCAAACGTAAAGAAGGATCAGACACAAAATGACAAAACATGCTGTTTTCATCAACAGGTAGGTGACAGATGGGGAAGTTCTTTTGGAAACTTGGCGCATGTAACTCTCTCCGTATCATTTTTCGGCTCCATTATGTATATAGATTGCGAGTCTCATAAAATAATGGATCACAATGTTTAAGTATACAGGATTGGAAAGAAGTTGGATACCGGATTGGACGAAAAATATAGCAAATTTTTAGAGAACATGCTGAAATTTGCAGACTATGAGACTCGGAAAATTTTTGGAAATCTTGCACTATTTTGAACGGGGGCGACGTGTTAGAATGGAATGGAGAAAATCGAGAAACCAACAAAATAGCAAGGGGATGGAGAAATGAAGGTTCTTTTTAACGGCCGGCTCGTTGAACGGAGCGAATGTGCTGTTGATATCGAAGACAGAGGCTATCAGTTTGGAGACGGTGTTTATGAAGTGATCCGCATCTACAATGGAAGCTTTTATACGCTTGACGAACACATTGCCCGTTTTTACAAAAGCGCCTCTGAAATCGGTATCGTACTGCCGTTTTCAGAAACGGAGCTGAAAGGAAAGCTCAAAGAGCTTATTGAAGTCAACCAGGCTCAAGACGGAGGGCTCTACCTTCAGGTGACAAGAGGGAAGGCGCCGAGGAAGCACCAATATGAAGCAGGCCTTACCCCGCAGGTGACCGCCTATACATTCCCGATCAAAAAGCCTGAACAAGAACAGCAAAACGGCGTTTCCGCGATTACGGCAGATGATCTGCGCTGGCTGAGGTGCGATATTAAAAGTTTGAATCTGCTGTACAACGTGATGATCAAACAAAAGGCAAGCGAAGTGTCCTCATTTGAGGCGATATTGGTCCGCGACGGGTTCGTGACAGAAGGAACGTCTTCAAACGTATATGCCGTCAAACAAAACGTTATCTACACCCATCCTGCGACAAACCTGATTCTAAACGGGATTACGCGGATGAAGCTGTTGGAGCTGTTTGCGAAAAACGGCTGGAAGCACGAGGAAAAGGCCATCACAAAAGAAGAATTGCTGACCGCCGATGAGGTGTTTATTTCTTCAACAACATCTGAAGTGATCCCGGTCACTGTAATCGACGGACAGGAGATCGGCACGGGAACGCCCGGACCGCTTACAAAAGAAGTGCAAAAAGCAATGCAAAACAGTATTTTGGCAGAAACAGCAAAACCTGTGTAATAAAAAAAGCGCCGTCTCCATCTCTGGAAACGGCGCTTTTTTATGACTTGCGAAATCCGAACAGCACGGAAAAGAACGGTGATAAATACAGGAAGAACACAAACGGCAAATATTCAATGACAGGAACGCCGAGCGCGCTTGACATAAACGCGCCGCTGACGCCCCACGGAATCATTGGATTGATCAATGTTCCCCCGTCTTCAAGTGACCTTGATAAATGCTTCCGGTCAATCCCAAGCTGATCATACAGTTTTTTAAACGACTGGCCGGGAATCAAAATCGATAAATACTGCTCACCAGTCAACAAGTTCATGCCGATGCTTGATGAAACGGTTGAGAAAACGAGGCGGCCTTTTGTACGGATGCCGCGGATCACGCCTTCAAGAAGGCTTGTAATCAATCCCGTTTTTTCCATCAAACCGCCGAGCGCAAAGGCGATGATTATCAGGGAAACGGAGCCCATCATCGATTGGAGGCCGCCGCGGTTTAAAATATTGGCAACAGCTTCAGTTTCCGCTGAAAAAACAGGTCCTTTTTGCATCGCTGATAAAAAGGAGGAAATGCCTGCATCAGGCTGAATAAGCGCGGCAAGAATGCCCGCCGACACGATTCCCGCCGCAAGGGACGGAATGACCGGCATACGTCTGACGGCAAGCACAATCACCAAAAGAGGTGATAACAGCGTCCACAGGCTGATATCGACCGTGTTTTCAATCCCGCTGACAATGGCTTGAATATTATCCGTAGAGGCCGCGCCGATGGTAAGCGTGCGCCCCATGAAAAAGAAGAGCAGAATGGTCACCAAAAGTGCCGGAATCGTCGTGCCCATCATATGTCTAATATGCTTGAAAATCGGAAGTCCGCCAATTCCAGCGGCAAAGTTTGTCGTATCAGACAAAGGGGACATTTTATCGCCGAAACAGGCGCCCGAAATCACGGCCCCTGCCACCCATGTCAATGGCACACCCGCCGCCTGGGCGACGCCGATCAAGGCGACGCCGATCGTGCTGACCGTCGTAAAGCTTGAACCGACCAGTGAACTGATGATCAGGCAGCTGAATAAAGCCGTCAGGAGCAGATAATGCGGTTCGACCAGGTTTAACGCGTAAACCGTTACGGTCGGAATCGCTCCGCTATATTCCCAAACTCCGATTAACATGCCGATTAAAGAAAGGACGATAATCGGCTGTACGCCATTTTGGATTCCGGAGACGATGCCGCTTTCGAGCTCCTTCCAGGAATAGCCCTTAAACACGCCCACGACCGCCAAAAAGCCGACGCAAATCAATAATGGCACATGCGGTTCGGCGTGAAAAACAAACAGGCATGTAAAAATGACCGC is a window encoding:
- a CDS encoding glycerophosphodiester phosphodiesterase family protein, which translates into the protein MHIIAHRGASGYAPENTFAAFEKACELGADFIELDVQLTKDGRLAVIHDDRVDRTTNGAGFVRQFTMSELEKLDAGSWFSPAFKGENIPILDEVLEKYHQKTGLLIEIKSSKTQPGIENVIGKLISSFGFSMKTIVQSFDAGAIKTMHKLYPAIPAAVLIRPRFGMVPRGQLRHIASFADYVSVKHTRLSPFLINAIHSHDLKALAWTVNGQKTGRRLESWKIDGIITDYPDYFKKEGKA
- a CDS encoding YhdX family protein; the protein is MGKGRIKVEERIKIETDAEMFKATLLDQTQSQKKK
- a CDS encoding mechanosensitive ion channel family protein, with the translated sequence MFTKYMTMDFAAEIGISIGILLLFFLLRKIFTKYLFNLILKLTHKPKTDFFNQVALAFEKPARWFFAILGIYLAIIYSPFFEEHMAIIHRLYRVSVVVIVVSGLYNLTAASSVLFNKISKRLELDMDDILAPFLSKILRFIIVALGISVIAGEFNYDVNGFVAGLGLGGFAFALAAKDTIGNFFGGIVIIMEKPFTIGDWIETTIVTGTVEDISFRSTKIRTAGESLVTVPNSVLANEAISNWTKMRKRQVTFSLDIDPSNPREKVERCVERFKDMLRNHEGVHPEVIMVNLEVLKDTHMSIFFNYYTKTTVWAENLDVRQDVNYRILEIMEEEQVDFVSPGHSLFELKKMKDQQDQA
- a CDS encoding NAD-dependent protein deacylase: MRREAETFLKLIESARRITVLTGAGMSTESGIPDFRSAGGIWTEDMSRMEAMSLDYYERYPKLFWPKFKELFQMKMTGSYQPNAGHLYLADLERQGKEVKVFTQNIDGLHVKAGSRHVYELHGSIQTAACPKCGTRYGLEYILQDEVPRCSRVNENGRECGLILKTDVVLFGDAVQHFDTLFASLDQSDLLLVIGTSLEVAPVRFVPEEAHGIPGLKKIMINLDETDDDYLFDLVIHRKVAEFVKEING
- a CDS encoding GNAT family N-acetyltransferase codes for the protein MQIEEVTSMSPYMDQLANLLVQVVNDGASIGFLPPLDHEQALSYWKTVLSPDVILLIAKQNGEIAGSVQVALCTKQNGRHRAEICKLMTAPSFRRQGVARALMQKAIERVKQDGRSLLVLDTREGDPSNLLYASLGFHEAGRIPGYAESADGKLDATVFYFRCLTKGET
- a CDS encoding polysaccharide deacetylase family protein, giving the protein MRQVSKRTSPSVTYLLMKTACFVILCLILLYVWDLSQSTEAPGKKELTMSENSQMRHEGDSIPLKKATQGQLMDHLSTKQEAAKRKEEKEKKKAAEEKKNQKTVYLTFDDGPSAVSQRLLQVLSEHDVKATFFMLEPNMKVHRQAVIQMKQQGHSLGLHGVTHDQKKFYKDANSPNLEMKQAQKTLKSITGVETHLIRTPYGSKPSLTEAQKKVLKKNGFTYWDWNIDSLDWKYRSQKFVPEVMNQLSIIEKRQSKQPIVILLHDIPSTVQSLPLLINNLKEMGYSFDTLDESMTPVHE
- the dat gene encoding D-amino-acid transaminase; translation: MKVLFNGRLVERSECAVDIEDRGYQFGDGVYEVIRIYNGSFYTLDEHIARFYKSASEIGIVLPFSETELKGKLKELIEVNQAQDGGLYLQVTRGKAPRKHQYEAGLTPQVTAYTFPIKKPEQEQQNGVSAITADDLRWLRCDIKSLNLLYNVMIKQKASEVSSFEAILVRDGFVTEGTSSNVYAVKQNVIYTHPATNLILNGITRMKLLELFAKNGWKHEEKAITKEELLTADEVFISSTTSEVIPVTVIDGQEIGTGTPGPLTKEVQKAMQNSILAETAKPV
- the nhaC gene encoding Na+/H+ antiporter NhaC, translated to MSNEKRLSFSISALLFVVILAVIFTCLFVFHAEPHVPLLICVGFLAVVGVFKGYSWKELESGIVSGIQNGVQPIIVLSLIGMLIGVWEYSGAIPTVTVYALNLVEPHYLLLTALFSCLIISSLVGSSFTTVSTIGVALIGVAQAAGVPLTWVAGAVISGACFGDKMSPLSDTTNFAAGIGGLPIFKHIRHMMGTTIPALLVTILLFFFMGRTLTIGAASTDNIQAIVSGIENTVDISLWTLLSPLLVIVLAVRRMPVIPSLAAGIVSAGILAALIQPDAGISSFLSAMQKGPVFSAETEAVANILNRGGLQSMMGSVSLIIIAFALGGLMEKTGLITSLLEGVIRGIRTKGRLVFSTVSSSIGMNLLTGEQYLSILIPGQSFKKLYDQLGIDRKHLSRSLEDGGTLINPMIPWGVSGAFMSSALGVPVIEYLPFVFFLYLSPFFSVLFGFRKS